One genomic window of Spirochaetia bacterium 38H-sp includes the following:
- a CDS encoding prephenate dehydrogenase/arogenate dehydrogenase family protein, whose protein sequence is MIVGVYGLGRFGAFWATVLSDFFEVYASSRSPRSFADIPYKIVSQDELFRTCDTIFLCVAISAVESAVVSLRDMIRPGSLVIDTCSVKEYPLGVLEKLLPQDIGILGTHPMFGPDSAVNGIDGLPIVITPSIRTSYDAIAFWSEAFRKMGLRVHRMSAEEHDREAAYSQGITHFIGRLLDRLDLKDTPIATLGYRKLLEIREQTCNDPFQLFVDLQKYNYHTSEMRQSLVKALNEVLDTINKSIDYDDKSSIR, encoded by the coding sequence ATGATTGTTGGTGTTTATGGTTTAGGACGTTTTGGTGCTTTTTGGGCTACGGTTCTTTCTGATTTTTTTGAGGTATATGCAAGTAGCAGAAGTCCAAGAAGCTTTGCTGATATTCCATATAAAATAGTTTCTCAAGATGAGCTTTTTAGGACCTGTGATACTATTTTTCTATGTGTGGCAATTTCTGCTGTGGAATCTGCTGTTGTGTCTTTGCGTGATATGATACGTCCTGGCAGTCTTGTTATAGATACTTGTAGTGTAAAGGAGTACCCACTGGGTGTTTTGGAAAAACTGCTTCCACAGGATATAGGTATTCTTGGTACTCATCCTATGTTTGGCCCTGATTCTGCTGTCAACGGGATAGATGGGTTGCCAATTGTGATAACGCCTTCCATCAGGACATCGTATGATGCGATTGCCTTCTGGTCGGAAGCCTTTAGAAAAATGGGATTAAGAGTTCATAGAATGTCTGCAGAGGAGCACGATAGGGAGGCTGCTTATTCTCAGGGTATTACGCATTTTATAGGAAGACTTCTGGATAGGCTTGATTTAAAGGATACCCCCATAGCTACTCTTGGCTACAGGAAGCTTCTTGAAATCCGGGAACAGACCTGCAATGACCCCTTTCAGCTTTTTGTAGACCTCCAAAAGTACAATTATCATACTTCTGAGATGAGACAGAGTCTTGTAAAAGCTCTCAATGAAGTATTGGACACTATTAATAAAAGTATTGACTATGATGATAAGTCTTCTATAAGATAA
- a CDS encoding polymer-forming cytoskeletal protein has protein sequence MPRFLEKRLEETGCELVFASDAYLEGDIETSSSIWIKGTVDGSVFSGQDVVVDNDGFIKGSVVCNSAYIKGKVTGEIKAQDILELMSSASVEGEVTASGLIVQQGAVLDGKCSMKKGQP, from the coding sequence GTGCCCAGATTTCTGGAAAAGAGGCTGGAAGAGACTGGTTGTGAACTTGTTTTTGCTTCTGATGCCTATCTTGAGGGGGATATAGAGACTTCAAGTTCTATATGGATAAAAGGTACTGTGGATGGCAGTGTTTTCTCCGGACAAGATGTCGTTGTAGATAACGATGGTTTTATAAAGGGTTCTGTGGTATGCAACTCTGCATACATAAAGGGAAAGGTTACAGGAGAGATAAAAGCTCAAGATATTCTTGAGCTTATGAGCAGTGCTTCTGTAGAAGGGGAGGTGACGGCTTCCGGTCTTATTGTACAGCAGGGAGCGGTCCTTGATGGAAAATGCAGTATGAAAAAGGGGCAGCCATGA
- a CDS encoding tetratricopeptide repeat protein produces MRKSIAILLFFMIGFSAFSQEGQDALKLYREGKYSEAISICLKEIKETPRRVDSYVVLGWALLAVDRYKEALDYTKTALEFSPYDYRLLMNAGENSYYLGLYKEALEYFKKYIVIQPSGRHIPEIYAYMGDIYYRWGEYYHADIAYTTALYYKPASSYWWLRAGLAREKSKQLNEALAAYKKVLELSPGNSDARNGVDRVTAELNNR; encoded by the coding sequence ATGAGAAAATCTATAGCTATTCTGCTTTTTTTTATGATAGGCTTTTCTGCCTTTTCTCAGGAAGGACAAGATGCACTTAAGCTCTATAGAGAAGGTAAGTACTCGGAGGCAATTTCCATATGTCTTAAGGAGATTAAGGAGACTCCAAGGAGAGTGGACTCCTATGTAGTTCTCGGCTGGGCTCTGCTTGCTGTGGACAGATATAAAGAAGCGCTTGATTATACCAAGACCGCACTGGAGTTTTCTCCCTATGATTACAGACTGCTTATGAATGCAGGAGAAAATTCCTACTACTTGGGGCTCTATAAAGAAGCATTGGAGTATTTTAAAAAATACATAGTCATACAGCCTTCTGGCCGACATATCCCCGAGATATATGCTTATATGGGAGATATATATTATCGCTGGGGCGAGTATTATCATGCGGATATAGCCTATACAACAGCATTATATTATAAACCTGCATCATCATACTGGTGGCTAAGGGCAGGTCTTGCACGGGAAAAAAGCAAGCAGCTTAATGAGGCTCTGGCAGCTTATAAGAAAGTATTGGAACTCTCTCCGGGTAACAGCGATGCAAGAAACGGTGTGGACAGGGTTACTGCTGAGCTAAATAACCGATAA
- the mtaB gene encoding tRNA (N(6)-L-threonylcarbamoyladenosine(37)-C(2))-methylthiotransferase MtaB: protein MQKRIVFYTLGCKLNQYETEGIAAAFSDKDFSVSEYPEEDTGDIFIINTCTVTSKSEQKARRIIRKIARENPGKPIIVTGCYTQVDKEAVDSMAEEVIALPLSQKHILMSLPEKIASYPDEDIGPDIIRELIAKNNLQPHDHMVQKKSDIQLSYNGLSSHVSGQQSLGLSSAIMDAEYPPFDKRFSYVFSNPRFHTRAFLKIQDGCSHSCSYCRVTIARGDSVSLSPDIVLQRITELEKSGVEEIVLTGVNIAQYRHSGYDLGKLLLRIFTNTENIRIRLSSFENEAISDSFIQALEHPRLCPHFHISLQSGSERILRAMKRWYTPRDITQLAQLFRQKKEKPFVSGDVIVGFPGETDSDFADTLSLVEKLSFSDLHIFRYSQRPGTAAYNFTPQIPQRVAAEREKELRQLIKKLSQNYLESQRNTTVRIIREDDITINGKRFISGISENYLTVIIPYKESKTITATSFPVKIKATYPSMPRTVLGEIKEQ from the coding sequence ATGCAAAAAAGAATAGTTTTTTATACTCTCGGATGCAAACTTAATCAATATGAAACAGAGGGAATAGCTGCGGCATTTTCTGATAAAGATTTCTCCGTATCTGAGTATCCCGAGGAAGACACAGGTGATATCTTTATAATAAATACCTGTACTGTTACAAGTAAAAGTGAGCAAAAAGCAAGAAGAATAATAAGGAAAATAGCGAGAGAAAATCCTGGAAAGCCGATTATAGTTACTGGTTGCTATACTCAGGTTGATAAAGAAGCCGTAGATTCGATGGCAGAGGAGGTCATAGCACTCCCTCTTTCTCAAAAACATATACTCATGTCTCTTCCAGAGAAGATAGCATCGTATCCGGATGAGGATATAGGGCCCGATATCATAAGAGAACTTATTGCAAAAAATAACTTACAGCCTCATGACCATATGGTACAAAAGAAGTCAGATATCCAACTGTCATATAATGGTTTATCTTCTCATGTATCTGGGCAGCAAAGCCTTGGGCTGTCCTCTGCTATTATGGATGCGGAATATCCACCATTTGACAAGAGATTTTCCTATGTCTTTTCTAACCCTCGTTTTCACACTCGGGCTTTTTTAAAAATACAGGACGGTTGCAGCCACAGCTGTTCATACTGTCGTGTAACAATAGCAAGAGGTGACTCTGTAAGTCTGTCGCCAGACATAGTTCTGCAAAGAATAACAGAGCTGGAAAAGAGTGGTGTGGAAGAAATAGTACTTACCGGAGTAAACATAGCCCAGTACAGACACTCTGGATATGATCTGGGCAAACTTCTGCTTAGAATATTTACCAATACAGAAAATATTCGTATAAGGCTTTCTTCCTTTGAAAACGAAGCAATAAGCGACAGTTTTATACAAGCTTTGGAACACCCAAGACTGTGCCCACACTTTCATATCTCCCTTCAGTCAGGCTCTGAGCGCATACTTAGAGCCATGAAACGCTGGTACACGCCTCGAGATATAACTCAGCTGGCGCAGCTCTTTAGGCAGAAAAAAGAGAAGCCATTTGTTTCTGGTGATGTCATAGTTGGTTTCCCCGGGGAAACGGATAGTGACTTTGCCGACACTTTATCTCTTGTAGAAAAACTCTCTTTCTCAGATCTTCACATCTTCCGCTACTCTCAGCGTCCCGGCACAGCAGCATACAATTTTACCCCGCAAATTCCCCAGAGAGTTGCAGCAGAAAGAGAAAAAGAGCTTAGACAGCTTATAAAAAAACTCTCTCAAAACTATCTGGAAAGCCAAAGAAATACAACTGTGCGCATAATAAGAGAAGACGACATCACAATAAACGGCAAACGATTCATAAGTGGTATATCAGAAAACTATCTTACGGTCATAATCCCTTATAAAGAAAGCAAAACCATCACTGCGACAAGTTTTCCCGTAAAAATAAAAGCCACATACCCGTCAATGCCCAGAACAGTACTTGGGGAAATCAAAGAACAGTAG
- a CDS encoding polysaccharide deacetylase family protein — translation MKNKIEKLAYLTIDDAPVENIESKLDFLKIYNIKAIWFCTGESIKKYPHEAVKILEQGHIIGNHSMSHANFAELSIEKAKEEILSTDKLIESVYKQAGMQRKAKYFRFPYLNNGDNEDFTKTDWNNTHVAAIQKILQEAGYNQKGINAINHFWYKESGLDKAFSVSCTYDTFDWQIGNKSYEHSSLKDVLAAMTDKKSIQSRTLGDMQTREIIMMHAWTKDPDFKKILESLMAMGIKFVFPDL, via the coding sequence ATGAAAAATAAGATAGAAAAACTCGCATATCTTACGATAGATGATGCTCCCGTAGAAAACATAGAAAGCAAATTGGATTTCCTTAAGATTTATAATATAAAGGCTATATGGTTCTGTACAGGCGAGTCAATAAAAAAATACCCGCACGAAGCAGTAAAAATCCTGGAGCAAGGCCATATAATAGGAAATCACAGCATGTCTCACGCCAATTTTGCAGAACTCTCCATAGAAAAAGCAAAAGAAGAAATATTGAGCACAGACAAATTAATAGAATCTGTTTACAAACAGGCCGGCATGCAAAGAAAAGCAAAATACTTCAGATTTCCTTATCTTAATAATGGAGACAATGAGGATTTTACAAAAACAGATTGGAACAATACACATGTTGCAGCAATACAAAAGATACTGCAGGAGGCAGGATACAATCAGAAGGGCATAAACGCTATAAATCACTTTTGGTACAAAGAATCGGGACTAGACAAAGCCTTTTCTGTTTCCTGCACCTATGACACCTTTGACTGGCAGATAGGAAACAAGAGTTACGAGCATTCCAGTCTCAAGGATGTGCTGGCCGCCATGACAGATAAAAAATCGATACAGTCAAGGACGCTTGGAGACATGCAAACAAGAGAGATAATCATGATGCATGCATGGACAAAAGACCCGGATTTTAAAAAGATATTGGAATCGCTTATGGCTATGGGAATAAAGTTTGTTTTTCCTGATCTTTAA